One window of the Megalops cyprinoides isolate fMegCyp1 chromosome 2, fMegCyp1.pri, whole genome shotgun sequence genome contains the following:
- the LOC118796037 gene encoding flap endonuclease 1-like: MSDITGFGTGVLLRHLTASEAKKLPIQEFHFSRILQETGLTHQQFIDLCILLGCDYCGTIKGIGPKRAIDLIKQHGSIEEILDNIDPAKHPAPEDWLYKEARRLFLEPEVVDSDSVELKWTDPDEEGLVQFMCAEKQFSEERIRNGCKKIMKSRQGSTQGRLDSFFTVTGSLSSKRKELDSKGSAKEKLKTTATPGKFKKAK; this comes from the exons ATGTCTGATATCACT GGGTTTGGGACAGGGGTCCTGCTGAGACACCTTACTGCTAGTGAAGCCAA GAAACTTCCCATTCAGGAATTCCATTTCAGTCGCATTTTGCAGGAAACCGGTCTGACCCACCAGCAG ttcataGACCTCTGCATCTTGCTTGGCTGCGATTACTGTGGCACAATAAAAGGAATTGGACCCAAGCGAGCCATCGATCTCATTAAGCAGCATGGCTCCATTGAGGAGATCCTGGACAACATCGATCCTGCT AAACACCCGGCTCCAGAGGACTGGCTGTATAAAGAGGCCCGCCGGCTCTTCCTGGAGCCAGAGGTGGTGGACAGTGATTCTGTAGAGCTGAAGTGGACTGATCCTGATGAAGAGGGACTGGTCCAGTTCATGTGTGCTGAGAAACAGTTCAG TGAGGAGCGCATTAGGAATGGCTGTAAGAAGATCATGAAAAGCAGACAGGGCAGCACCCAGGGCAGGCTGGACTCCTTCTTCACTGTCACAGGCTCACTGTCATCCAAACGCAAG GAACTGGACTCAAAGGGGTCAGCAAAGGAGAAATTGAAAACAACTGCAACTCCAGGAAAATTCAAAAAAGCCAAATAG